The region ACCCTCAGTATCCCTGACACCATCTTTAGTCACTCCCCCTCCTGCTTTTCCCTCTGACCCACTGGTTTCCTTGTTTGCACTTGAACATGTGGAACAAGCATCTTCTTCAGGTCCATAGCAGTGGCAGCTCCCTCTTCCAGGCACACAATTCTGATGTCACACTGTCTCCTTGTCTCTCTTTCATTAAGAATCTTTTCAAACATCACCTAGTTTGCTGGACTTTCCTGAACACTCAGGACAAAACAACACCTCCTACCTCTTTCTTTTATACCTGGCTTTGTTTTGTCATAGCATCTATCTCATTCTGACATATTCTATCATATTTATGCACATAACCTCATTCCGCATCCTTGGATTGCTAGAGGTTTACTTACAGCATTTTCTACTTCTTGTCTCCATGTTCTTGgaatatcagttcagctcagtcactcagccatctcCGACTCCTTGGGActccatgaatcatagcacaccaggcctccctgtccatcaccaactaccggagtttacccaagctcttctccattgagtcggtgatgccatccagccatctcatcctctgtcctcctcttctccccctgcccccaatccatcccagcatcaaggtattttccaaggagtcaaccctttgcatgaggtggccaaagtatcttgGAACATGGCTAGCACTAAATATGTATTTctcaaaagaatgaagaaatatcACATTAAAACTCTAGAATATATGACCTCTTAGCAAATGTGATGAAAATGGGTCAAAAATTCCTAGTcagaaataaaatgaggtatagCTTCAAGGAGCTTCCACAATGACtcagtggtttagaatctgcctgcaatgcagtaccCATTCAAGAGATGCAGGATCAAACCCCGTGCTGGAAATaactgctggaggagggcatggcaacccacaccagaatattttcttgggaaatcccatacacagtggaggctggtgtgctccggtccttggggtcgcacagagttggacacaactgaaggggttcaacatacacacatactgtaAAAGAGAACTTATCTGCAAATAAAATATCAACATCAACTTTTTGAGGGCTAAAAAGAAATTACAGTATTTCAGTTATGTAAATTAGTAGGTGTAATAAttgtcattattttcctttttcctggtaGTCACCTCCACACCATGGAACCAAGTAACAATACAGAAATTTCacaatttcttcttctgggactttcaAAGGAAGAAGAACTACAGCTCCTCATATTTGGGCTTTTTCTCTCCATGTACCTGATCACTGTGTTTAgaaacctgctcatcatcttGACTGTCAGctcagactcccacctccacacccccatgtacttcttcctctccaacctgtcctttgtagacatctgtttcacctccacaaccatcccaaagatgctgtggaatatccagacacagagcaaaggtatcacctatgaaggctgcatcacccagatatatttttacattctctttgcAGATTTAGATGACATTCTCCTGAGTGTGATGGCCTATGATcggtatgtggccatctgccaccccctgcACTACACAGTCATCATGAGCCCCCGGCTGTGTGGACTGCTGGTTCTGATATCCTGGGTGCTGATTGCGTTTCATTCCTTGCTACACAGCCTAATGGTGCTGCGACTGTCCTTCTGTCCAGAAATGCAAAtcccccactttttctgtgaactcaGTCAGGTGGTACAACTTGCCACTTCTGACAACTTTCTTAATAACATAGTGATGTATTTTGCAGCTGTCCTGATGGGTGTCGGTCCTTTTGCTTGCATCCTTTACTCTTACTCTAAAATAGTTTCCTGCATTTGTAAAATCTCATCGTCTCAGGGGAGGTATAAAGCATTTTCTACCTGTGTGTCCCACCTCTTGGTTGTctccctattttattttacagcctTAGGAGTTTACCTTAGCTCTGCTGCTACCCACACCTCACATTCAAGTACCATTGCCTCGGTGATGTACTCTGTGGTCACACCcctgctgaaccccttcatctacagtctgagaaaTCAAGATATAAAATGGGCTCTGAAGAGATTCTACTTCATGCCAACTTTAAAAGACCAAATACCCTAGTCCCCTGGATTGTATAACTCAAAGCCTTGGAACCAGAAACTATGATTTTTTGATCACTGTGGAATAAAATTTTCTCCTATTTGTTTCCTGGGATTTAcatttgtcttttcacctttgaACTCAGCATCTTTATGCAATTTTAGGAACTCTCCTtattaagctttttttcttttcttatctataggtagtttttattttttcctacttcaaAATTTTCCTACCTTTGGGTCAAAACATTTGGAGATTCTATTATTTGATGGGGCATCATAGATTTATTAACCATAATTACTTCTTAAATGACACATgccattcaaaacaatttttctcCTATTTCCCAGAAGTAATAGTTATGAGTtacattaatcatttaaaaatacacttaacaACCAGGAGGATTTATATTACTTTTATCACAGTTGGTTGTATCAGGGATATAGAAAAATAACTGTCAGGTTACAGGAGGATTTCAGACTGTGAAAAGCTAGAACCCTTAACTCTCTTATTTAAGTGTCAACTTGTGAGTGTCTCTCTATATATAGACAcatgtataaatgtgtatatatatatatatatattcacacatgcTCTTTTTGACCAAAAGACCTTTAGGTgacataatgtgtgtgtgtgtgtttgtagagTATTATATAGGGTACAGTAGTActctatctttatttcaagcccaggatgtccagaagcaagcataaaagcagtCATGATATTGCTGGTACAGCTAAAAAGCTCCGAGTAATAATGATGGAAACAAAAAAATCTGAGACAGTGGAGTGaggtgaaaagaaggaattggagGGCCAGCAAAACTAATAaaagagacaagaggaagaaTATATAACTGAAGAACAGGAGAGATCCAGGACACAGGAAATAGTCAGGGAATTTCTTTATTTGAGAGGGCACTTCatgagaagagtcaactcattggaaaagatcctgatgctggaaaagattgagggcaggagaaggggtgacagaggatgagatggttggatggcatcgctgactcaataaacatgagtctgagcaaactgggagatggtgatggatgggaaagtctggtgtgctgccatccgtggggtctcacagagttggacatgactgagcaactgaaccacaagaaCAAATGAGCTTTTGATGCATGGGACCTAGGATTGCAGAATGGTACACGAAGGCTGCAGCAGCTGTTCAAAATGCAATCCAGTGCTGCCGTGTCATCTCTGATAGGAGAAAAAGCTACATCAAGACATCAGCAGATTGTTTTTTCAAGTGCTTAGTCGtgcagctgtgtccaactctttatgactgcatggactgtagcccaccaggctcctctgtccatggaaatctccaggtaaaaatattggaatgggtcgctatgcgctcctccagggcatcttcgcaacctagggattgaacccaggtctcctgcattgcaggtggattttatttatttatctattttttaccatctgagccaccagggaaggcagagaatactggaatgggtagcctatcctgtctcctggggaacttcctggcccaggaattgaaccaggatctcttgcattgcaggtggattatttaccaactgagctaccagagtaGTCCGGGAGCTACTGGGAAGTTTTTCCAAGAGGGTAGATCAaatgaatccagcaaggaaccagaacctgtgccatcaacatCAGGCATGAGTGATATTTCAACTTCCATCTCGTACTGCTAATGGTCCTTCTTGTCTGCCCTCGtccatctcctctccctcctccagtcaataATTCTGTCTATTCACTCAACACCAACCCCTATGTGCCAGCTGCTGTTCTCTaccactgtacttttcaaggcactGTACAGTAAGATTGAGaaagttttctttatgttttgcacttgttTTTTATGTgctatttgtgtgaaaaatagtataaacctattacagtgatgactgtggtttagtcactcagtcatgttcgactctggtgacccagtggactgtagcctaccaggttctcctctccatgggatttcccaggcaagaatactggaatgggttgccatttctccagggAAACTGATTATAGTACTATGTAACTGATTGTGCTAGCTGGGTACCTAGGCCAACTTTGTTGGACTTGTGAACAAATTGGACTGAAGAATACACTCTTGGAAAAGAACTCATTTATATCTAGGAGACGTGCTGTATTATATTCCTGTTTTCCCTTGAAAATTTACAGTACTTCCCACTCATGCATCTTTCCATAGCTCTAAATTAAATATCTCACTTTTTTCTAAAGTTAGccataataataaaagaatcaaTGCATGTCCATTTGAATATCATCCATTATAAATTCTCATTATAATCAGAGATCTCTTCCATTTTTATGATCAAAGGGCAACTGACAAGAGAGGTTGAATTCTTGCCCAGCCTGTAATTCATGCTTACCTATTTTTCTCcacaagtatttattttattacaatttcCCCTGGTTTCCTGAAAATTAACCTCAATAGGACCACATTTTAATACAGTTTTTTGAAGTTACTTGAAAAATAGAATGAGCATGAATGCTGTCTCCAATATTGGTGCAAATGCCCAAAATAAGAAGTCGCAGATTTTTACAATTGccttcacatttgtttattttgattgTTATATCAATAAGCTCTCAATGGCTTTCTAtgctttgcaaaagctttcaagtctaattaggtcacatttgtttatttttgcttttatttcatttgctttagGAGACTGATctaaaaaatattgctattattTAGCTCGAAGACTGTTCTACCTAGTTATCTTCTATGATTtttatggttttcagtcttacatttaagtctttaatccaactgtgtttatttttgcatatggtgtgagAAATAGTTTAATCTAATTCTCTGtacgtagctgtccagttttactAGCACCCTTGCTGAAAgactcttttgttttttattattgttcttaCCTTTTTTGTCTGGGTTAATTGGCCATAAGTGTGTggtttatttcttggctctctATGCTGCTCCATTGATTGTTTGTGCCTGTACCATGCCATTTTGATGTCTGCAGTTTGCAGTATAGCCTGAAGTTTAGGAGAATGATAAGCCCAGCTTTGTTGTCATAGGAGGGAGAGTTGTTTGGTTagttgtttgattttgttttccaattgctttggctattcaggtttttttgtagttccatatgaattttaggcgCGCATGTGTGTctgtccctcagttgtgtccattgctttgcaaccccatggatggtagcctgccagggttcCTCTATGCATGGGGCTCCctaggcatgaacactggagtgggtagccattcccttccccagaggatcttcctgacccaggggttgatgGACCCGCAATACCAGCCTGCAGTCAcgattgcaggctgattctttaccatctgagccaccagagaagccctgaattTTAGGGATATTAATTCTATTTCTGTGGGAAATGTTGTAAGGAATTTGAAGTATTAAGAGTGAATATTGAAAGTAGAGAGAGtagatatccttgtcttgttcctaaatTATAGGAAgtgttttcaacttttcactgtAGAATGTGAGGTTGGTTGTGTTTATGTCGTAAGTGCCATTATTTTGTTGAGATATGtgccctctatacccactttgatGAAGATTGTtatatcatgaatggatgttgaactttctcacatgtttttatttctgcaactatgttttaaacattttactgTGGTATAACTTATATACATTGCtgggttagtttcaggggtacagagAAGTGAATCTGCAATACATGTAGGTATATCTGATGTTTTTAGCTTCTTTTCCCACGTAAGCTATTACAGAGTATtggatagagttccctgtgctgtacagtaggtccttgttagttatctactttaaacTCAGTTGTGTGCATATGTCACATGTAGATTACTTTTGATGTGTCTTTGGGCATGGTGGGCTCCCCATCCTCTTACTCTGCCATCTTAGTCTTCCCCTCCAAGATTCCATCATTTTTGTATAACTGTGTAGCATTACATTTTACCTACATATAtgacttcttctttatccattcattcattaatggccacttaggttgtttccatatttggCTGTTGAAAATAATGTTGTGATGGAGTGagggttgcatgtatcttttcacatttatgtttttgtatttttaggaTAAATACTCAAATTGGGATACCTGGATCATAAGGtaattttatacttaatttttgagCAGTCTCCCTACTCTTTTACATGGTAGctgcaccagtttatattcctaTCAAGATTATGGGAATAAATGGACAATTAATGTACAATATAGAAgtaaccctttccagtattcttgcctggggaatcccaggaacagaagaatctggcaggctacagttcatggggttgcaaagagtcagaaatgacttaacaacaaaacaacaataataccTTTTAATTTATTAATCCCTTTTAATTTGTCttgagtttaaaatttaaaaaaaaaattgattttaagtatttgaaaataccaattttctttgaaaataccaATTCAaactttttcagatatatattatTTGGTGTGATTCATGAGTCCTtgcatagaaataataaaattgatcACACATCTGGAATGAATGCATATACTTTCACTCAAAAGTTCAGGTGAAGGCAATTTGGTGTGCAGAAATTGTAAAGCTATATACTCTGTAACCTAAACACAGAGTATGAACAGGAATCTTTTCCTCTCTGACCAGACCAGTGTCCCTCAGGGAAATCAGTCATTAGAGGTGGTAGTTACAAAAGGGAATCATGCTAATGAGCAGACATAAAGAGCCATCAATATTTCCTGTGCTGCAGTCCCTCTGCCTGTGCAACCTTGGACTAGATTGGGGCATGGTTGATGCTTGCAGAGTCAAAACTCTAGCTGGGGGACCAGTGCTTGACTCCATCCCACTGTCTTATCTGTAGACAGAGTTTCTATCTCCATCATCAACCATCCAAGCGGAGTTGGGGCATCTATATTGAGACTTTCCTCTCAGAAACTCCACCCAGGTGAGTCCAGGAGCCCAGTAAATACTGCAAGATATGGCCAAAGGGAATGGCAGCCAAGAATATTCACCTCAGTTCATATGAGAGCCAATGCAGACTAAACCAGAGCCATGAACACTGAGTTTGTTTGTTGTCTTGACTGATAAAttaatgattaattaattaatacatGATTAATTAATCATGTATTATTTCATGATGCTGAAAAAAGAAGTGAGTACTGAGCTTGACAATGCAAGGGTCAGTGTTAGCCATTAAATGATGGCCATAGAGGCCCATTTGGAAGAGGGAGTGTGATGTGCAAAGTGTTTTCAGTCAAAGTAGAACCTAAGTCCAAGCACGTCTGCCATTAACTGAAGAAGAGTTATAGGGTATTAGCTGTGGAGGGTTGTATAGTGGTGCAGCTTGTTTTTCTATCAGAAGCATATTTAACTATGAAGAATAAGATCTAGAATGCTGGCAAACTTTTCCCCTGAAACAGCCCTTGATGGGGCATACATTTCAGTGTCTCCActctctctttgtgtgtgtgtgtgtgtgtgtgtgtgtgagagagagactttttatttatttattttttcatttatttctattagttggacgctaattactttacaatattgtagtggttttgccatatattgacatgaatcagccatggatttacatgtgttccccatcccgatcccccctcctgcctccgtccccatcccatccctctaatattaaaattaaaaaatatatattacatcaaAATTGCATGCCAAAGAGCTTATCCTGCAATTAATTCATTAtgcataatattaaatatatgtgttgaataattcagttcagttcagttgctcagtcatgtctgactctttgtgaccacatgggctgtagcacgccaggcttcccggtccatcaccaactcccagagcttgctcaaaatcatgcccatcaagtcggtgatgccatccaaccaactcatcccctgtcattcccttctcttgccgtcaatctttcccagcataggggtCTTTACAGTgagacagctctttgcatcaggtggccaaagtagtggagttccagcttcagcatcagtctttccagtgaatattcaggactgatatcctttaattCACTGATTTGATCTGGTAGAATTGTTAACCCATTACTGACACCTTTAAAAACTGACCAGTCAAGTTCTTTGCTTTCATATAGGAAATTCAGCAtatttttgctcctttttttttgtcAATTATTATATGCTTTCAAACTAAGAATTGGATTTTCATTATCAAGATTGTTGTTTGCCCTTAGATATGTCATAATGTATAAAATTGTTTGTGCAGAATTtctgagaattttaaattttgtgtggtAAAACCTGTGTCAGTCATCTCATGCTCTctccaatatttttttaactgaaggaattGAGCCATCACTCAAATATTCTTCACTTGCAAATCCTTGCcttaaacaaaaactgaaaaggaatgTTCTTCTTCATACATGGTGCAAATACCTCACTCTTTTGCATATTTTGAACTACTTCCACATCTCTTACTCTTCATGGTCCTTTCATTCTAAATCTATTCTAAAAGTTACATCATGttcagcctttatttgaaaactTCTCTTCTTTGCATTTGAATAAATGTCACCCTTATCTTCCACATGCATATTGGAATCCATATGTTTCTAAGTAAGAAGAAACTCTAACTCAGACAGTGCTTCTATTTCATATTATAACAACTTGCTGTCATAGTATCTCCTTCAATGtcttttgttataaaaataaaaaattgaattagTGATATAAATTATAACTATCATAACCTTTTCTTTAGAAATTGGGTTTGGATTTTTCATCATTTGTCTCTCAGATGGCTTTATTAATATTGAATTTCACAAAGTGAAGAAGGTAAAAAACATGGATGAAGGACCCCTTGTGACTTGAAGTTTCAGCAGCAGGAAGGAGACTGCCTTGTTCCTCAACATCCTCTGACACCATCTCTCCTCACTCTCCCTCCGGCTCATGTCCCTCACCAGACTGGCTTCCTTTTCTGGACTGGAGCATCTAAAACAAGCACCTTCCTCAGGACCTTCAAATTAGCTGCTGCCTTGCCAAGATGCACTGTCCCAGGTATGCTCATGGCCCTAGTTCTGTCATCCTTAAGATCTCTGTTCAA is a window of Muntiacus reevesi chromosome 1, mMunRee1.1, whole genome shotgun sequence DNA encoding:
- the LOC136155745 gene encoding olfactory receptor-like protein OLF4; amino-acid sequence: MESGNNTRISEFILLGLSEEELQPLIFGLFLSMYLITVFGNLLIILAISSDSHLHTPMYFFLSNLSFVDICFTSTTIPKMLWNIQNNNKGITYEGCITQMYFYILFGGLDDILLSVMAYDRYVAICHPLHYTVIMSPQLCGLLVLISWVLVALNSLLHSLMVLRFHLHTMEPSNNTEISQFLLLGLSKEEELQLLIFGLFLSMYLITVFRNLLIILTVSSDSHLHTPMYFFLSNLSFVDICFTSTTIPKMLWNIQTQSKGITYEGCITQIYFYILFADLDDILLSVMAYDRYVAICHPLHYTVIMSPRLCGLLVLISWVLIAFHSLLHSLMVLRLSFCPEMQIPHFFCELSQVVQLATSDNFLNNIVMYFAAVLMGVGPFACILYSYSKIVSCICKISSSQGRYKAFSTCVSHLLVVSLFYFTALGVYLSSAATHTSHSSTIASVMYSVVTPLLNPFIYSLRNQDIKWALKRFYFMPTLKDQIP